In Sphingomonas sp. SUN019, one genomic interval encodes:
- the cpdR gene encoding cell cycle two-component system response regulator CpdR produces the protein MIRILLAEDDQVMREYLARALEKSGYAVSSVDRGTAAIPLLETERFDLLLTDIVMPEMDGIELAQKASEMAPDMRVMFITGFAAVTLKAGKTMPQARVLSKPFHLRDLVLEVDRMFDIGEFSGLN, from the coding sequence ATGATCAGGATTTTACTGGCGGAGGACGATCAGGTGATGCGCGAATATCTTGCGCGCGCACTGGAGAAATCAGGCTACGCAGTCAGCTCCGTCGACCGCGGCACCGCCGCCATTCCCTTGCTCGAAACCGAACGGTTCGACCTGCTGCTGACCGATATCGTCATGCCGGAAATGGACGGGATCGAACTCGCGCAGAAGGCGAGCGAGATGGCCCCCGACATGCGCGTGATGTTCATCACCGGCTTCGCCGCGGTCACGCTGAAGGCGGGCAAGACGATGCCGCAGGCGCGCGTCCTGTCCAAACCGTTCCACCTGCGCGACCTGGTGCTGGAGGTCGACCGGATGTTCGACATCGGTGAGTTCAGCGGCCTGAACTGA
- a CDS encoding N-formylglutamate amidohydrolase, with protein sequence MKRSFDLHGAETPDSPVVLSVPHAGRDYPLELRASLRAPLGALVALEDRCVDELALAARGEETLLVQRLPRAWIDLNRGEHERDPRLDDGAASGHLTAKVRSGLGIVPRRTALAGDLWRRRLGADEVERRIACDHRPYHAALGTALAAARARFGVAVLLDVHSMPPLIGGKTQIVVGDRFGKAAAARFVHRIEAEVAPFGRGLALNAPYPGGHILERHSRPAAGIHGIQLEFDRTLYLDRALDALGTGFDATVAMLRAVIDALADEALAAPSALAAE encoded by the coding sequence ATGAAGCGATCGTTCGATCTGCATGGAGCGGAAACTCCCGACAGCCCGGTCGTGCTGTCGGTGCCGCACGCAGGCCGCGATTATCCGCTGGAGTTGCGCGCGAGCCTGCGCGCGCCGTTGGGGGCGTTGGTGGCGCTGGAGGATCGCTGCGTTGATGAACTCGCGCTGGCGGCGCGGGGCGAGGAGACGTTGCTGGTGCAGCGGCTGCCGCGGGCGTGGATCGACCTCAATCGCGGCGAGCATGAGCGCGATCCGCGGCTGGATGACGGGGCGGCGAGCGGGCATCTGACCGCGAAGGTGCGCAGCGGGCTGGGCATCGTCCCGCGCCGCACAGCGCTGGCGGGCGACCTGTGGCGACGGCGGTTGGGCGCGGATGAGGTCGAGCGACGGATCGCGTGCGATCACCGGCCGTATCATGCCGCGCTGGGCACCGCGCTCGCGGCGGCGCGCGCGCGGTTCGGGGTCGCGGTGCTGCTGGACGTGCATTCGATGCCGCCTTTGATCGGCGGCAAGACGCAGATCGTGGTCGGGGACCGGTTCGGCAAGGCGGCGGCGGCGCGCTTCGTCCACCGGATTGAGGCCGAGGTCGCGCCGTTCGGTCGCGGGCTCGCGCTCAATGCGCCATATCCGGGCGGGCATATTCTGGAACGCCATTCGCGCCCCGCGGCGGGTATTCACGGCATCCAGCTTGAGTTCGACCGGACGCTGTATCTCGATCGGGCGCTGGACGCGCTAGGGACCGGGTTCGACGCAACGGTGGCGATGCTGCGTGCGGTCATCGATGCGCTGGCCGACGAAGCGCTGGCCGCGCCCTCGGCGCTTGCCGCCGAATAA
- a CDS encoding cytochrome b produces the protein MTRLPMDRRYSGVAIAFHWVIAILVIVNIAVGFLHDPIPALGAWMPGHKAIGITVLFLTLARIAWRLAHRPPPLPAETKAWERGVAHATHWTLYGLLLAMPITGWLMASGAEKRRPLTWFGMVDIPYLPVSRSAGAFGSDAHGVLGWLMLALVVLHIGAALRHHLILRDSVLLRMVPGGAR, from the coding sequence ATGACCCGGTTGCCGATGGATCGCCGCTATTCGGGCGTCGCGATCGCGTTCCACTGGGTCATCGCAATCCTCGTGATCGTCAATATCGCGGTCGGATTCCTGCATGATCCGATCCCGGCGCTGGGCGCGTGGATGCCGGGCCACAAAGCGATCGGCATCACCGTATTGTTCCTGACGCTCGCACGGATCGCGTGGCGGCTGGCGCATCGCCCGCCCCCGCTGCCCGCCGAGACGAAGGCATGGGAGCGCGGCGTGGCGCATGCGACGCACTGGACGCTCTACGGATTGCTGCTGGCGATGCCGATCACCGGCTGGCTGATGGCGTCGGGGGCGGAAAAGCGTCGTCCGCTCACCTGGTTCGGGATGGTCGACATTCCCTATCTGCCGGTATCGCGCTCGGCCGGCGCGTTCGGCAGCGATGCGCATGGCGTGCTCGGCTGGCTGATGCTGGCGCTGGTCGTGCTGCACATCGGCGCGGCGCTCCGCCATCACCTGATCCTGCGCGATTCGGTGCTGTTGCGGATGGTGCCGGGCGGCGCGCGCTGA
- a CDS encoding SapC family protein translates to MASAPQLPLFYNGLEPLSSELHADYTLRQATNAPFLQNQHAIPLTVEEFPLVQRFMPIVFSSGEDSIPIALMGLNEGVNVFLNDDGALNVDDFYVPAYIRRYPFMLARLRPEATELSLCFDPTADTVGKFDEGQKLFEDGQPSEVTKNILGFNESFEQAGLKTGQFMKEIREADLLMEGEVNIQQEGNDMPFTYRGFQMVNEEKLADLRGDQLRKMSKSGMLPLIYAHLFSLSLMRDIFAKQVKLGKMPQQVLNG, encoded by the coding sequence ATGGCCAGCGCGCCGCAGCTTCCGCTTTTCTACAATGGCCTCGAACCGCTTTCGAGCGAGCTTCACGCCGATTACACGCTCCGCCAGGCGACCAATGCGCCGTTCCTGCAGAACCAGCATGCGATCCCGCTGACGGTGGAGGAATTTCCGCTGGTGCAGCGCTTCATGCCGATCGTCTTTTCGTCGGGCGAGGATTCGATCCCGATCGCGCTGATGGGCCTGAACGAAGGCGTGAACGTCTTCCTGAACGACGACGGCGCGCTCAACGTCGATGATTTCTACGTCCCGGCCTATATCCGCCGCTACCCCTTCATGCTGGCGCGGCTGCGGCCCGAAGCGACCGAATTGTCGCTGTGCTTCGATCCGACCGCGGACACCGTCGGCAAATTCGACGAGGGCCAGAAACTGTTCGAGGACGGCCAGCCGTCGGAAGTGACCAAAAACATCCTCGGCTTCAACGAATCGTTCGAACAGGCGGGGCTGAAGACCGGCCAGTTCATGAAGGAAATCCGCGAAGCCGACCTGTTGATGGAGGGTGAAGTCAACATCCAGCAGGAAGGCAACGACATGCCCTTCACCTATCGCGGCTTCCAGATGGTGAACGAGGAGAAGCTCGCCGACCTGCGCGGTGATCAGCTGCGCAAGATGTCGAAGTCGGGGATGCTGCCGCTGATCTACGCGCACCTGTTTTCGCTGTCGCTGATGCGAGATATCTTTGCCAAGCAGGTGAAACTGGGCAAGATGCCGCAGCAGGTGCTGAACGGCTGA
- a CDS encoding FAD-binding oxidoreductase — MTPAQNRLLADLNGRLPPRAIVTDPDAIAPWLTDWRKRWRGRASLLLEPATVDEVQAIVRAAALTGVALVPQGGNTSMVGGATPPEDGSAAILSLRRMNRIRAIDPDAGLAVVEAGVILADLHAAALERGQRFPLTLGARGSATIGGLVSTNAGGTQVLRFGTMRGLVAGIEAVLPDGSLHDGLAALKKDNRGYDLTQLLVGAEGTLGIVTAATLKLVPAIVARGVAWAAVASPTDALALLRRFEAATRAVESFELLPRESLAAVLRHIPGARAPVAGDHPWHVLIEATAMTPDDEAPAALFERLLADAATAGLVADATIAASEAQAEAFWRIRDSISDAERATGPAAQHDISVPVETMPRFMVEAAAACDARFPGTRASGFGHLGDGNVHFHVRAPAGVDRDRWYADEAPAITRFVNDLVVAAGGSISAEHGIGQMKLTELVRLSSPARLAALRAIKAGLDPRNIMNPGKLIAPGDTPELAPARADE, encoded by the coding sequence ATGACCCCCGCCCAGAACCGTTTGCTGGCCGATCTCAACGGTCGCCTGCCGCCGCGCGCGATCGTGACCGACCCCGACGCAATCGCACCGTGGCTGACCGACTGGCGCAAGCGCTGGCGCGGGCGCGCGTCGCTGTTGCTTGAACCGGCGACCGTGGATGAGGTGCAGGCGATCGTCCGCGCCGCGGCGCTAACGGGCGTGGCGCTGGTGCCGCAGGGCGGGAACACCTCGATGGTCGGCGGCGCGACGCCGCCCGAGGACGGGAGCGCCGCGATCCTGTCGCTCCGGCGGATGAACCGGATTCGCGCGATCGATCCGGACGCGGGTCTTGCGGTTGTCGAAGCGGGCGTGATCCTCGCCGATCTCCACGCGGCCGCGCTGGAACGAGGTCAGCGTTTCCCGCTGACGCTCGGCGCGCGCGGCTCGGCGACGATCGGCGGGCTGGTCTCGACCAACGCGGGCGGCACGCAGGTATTGCGCTTCGGCACGATGCGCGGGCTGGTGGCGGGGATCGAGGCCGTGCTGCCCGACGGATCGCTCCACGACGGACTTGCCGCGCTGAAGAAGGACAATCGCGGTTACGACCTGACGCAATTGCTGGTCGGGGCGGAGGGGACATTGGGCATCGTCACCGCCGCGACGCTGAAACTGGTCCCTGCGATCGTGGCGCGCGGCGTCGCCTGGGCTGCGGTCGCGTCGCCCACCGATGCGCTGGCGCTGCTCCGCCGGTTCGAAGCCGCGACGCGCGCGGTCGAAAGCTTCGAGCTGCTGCCGCGCGAATCGCTCGCCGCGGTGCTGCGGCATATTCCCGGCGCCCGTGCGCCGGTGGCCGGCGACCATCCGTGGCACGTCCTGATCGAGGCGACCGCGATGACGCCGGACGACGAAGCGCCCGCCGCATTGTTCGAGCGATTGCTGGCGGACGCCGCAACGGCTGGACTGGTGGCCGACGCGACGATCGCGGCAAGCGAAGCGCAGGCCGAGGCGTTCTGGCGCATCCGCGATTCGATTTCCGACGCCGAACGCGCGACCGGCCCCGCCGCACAGCACGACATTTCGGTCCCGGTCGAAACGATGCCGCGCTTCATGGTCGAGGCGGCGGCGGCGTGCGACGCGCGCTTTCCCGGCACGCGCGCCAGCGGCTTCGGCCATCTCGGCGACGGCAACGTCCATTTCCACGTCCGCGCGCCCGCAGGCGTCGACCGCGACCGTTGGTATGCCGATGAAGCGCCCGCGATCACGCGCTTCGTCAACGATCTGGTCGTCGCGGCAGGGGGATCGATCTCCGCCGAACACGGCATCGGGCAGATGAAGCTGACCGAACTGGTGCGACTGTCCTCGCCCGCGCGGCTGGCGGCGCTGCGTGCGATCAAGGCCGGGCTGGACCCCCGGAACATCATGAATCCCGGCAAGCTGATCGCGCCCGGCGACACGCCCGAACTTGCGCCTGCGCGCGCGGACGAATAG
- a CDS encoding DEAD/DEAH box helicase has translation MSFADLGLSDELLRAVNDTGYTEPTPIQASAIPSVLMMRDIIGIAQTGTGKTASFVLPMIDILAHGRSRARMPRSLILEPTRELAAQVAENFEKYGKYHKLSMALLIGGVQMGDQVKALEKGVDVLIATPGRLMDLFGRGKILLTGCSLLVIDEADRMLDMGFIPDIEEICTKLPTTRQTLLFSATMPAPIKRLADKFLSNPKTIEVSRPASTSLNITQWVVPVKSQSFEKRKTLRNLLGRDDVTTAIIFCNRKTTVRELNKSLQGDGFRSGEIHGDMEQAQRIAELDRFKAGDINILVASDVAARGLDIKGVSHVFNFDAPWHPDDYVHRIGRTGRAGATGVAYTFVAPDDAENIANIEKLTGQQIPRLGAVPEAVAASEEPAREAKPRRERAPRKPRAETSAEARAPVEAAPQPAEAPRRERAPRREEPVRAAPAARAEPRARDNRNDNDDDDNKGGWNGPIPDFLSATFGG, from the coding sequence ATGAGCTTTGCCGATCTCGGCCTCTCCGACGAACTACTCCGCGCGGTGAACGACACCGGCTATACCGAGCCGACGCCGATTCAGGCGAGCGCGATCCCGAGCGTGCTGATGATGCGCGACATCATCGGCATAGCGCAGACCGGCACGGGCAAGACCGCGTCGTTCGTGCTGCCGATGATCGACATTCTCGCGCACGGCCGCAGCCGCGCGCGGATGCCGCGCAGTCTGATCCTGGAGCCGACGCGCGAACTCGCCGCGCAGGTGGCGGAGAATTTCGAAAAGTACGGCAAATATCACAAGCTCAGCATGGCGCTGCTGATCGGCGGCGTGCAGATGGGCGATCAGGTGAAGGCGCTGGAAAAGGGCGTCGACGTGCTGATCGCGACGCCGGGCCGGTTGATGGATCTGTTCGGGCGCGGCAAGATTTTGCTGACCGGTTGTTCCTTGCTGGTGATCGACGAGGCCGACCGGATGCTCGACATGGGATTCATCCCCGATATCGAGGAAATCTGCACCAAGCTGCCGACGACGCGCCAGACCTTGCTGTTCTCGGCGACGATGCCCGCACCGATCAAGCGGCTGGCGGACAAGTTCCTGTCGAACCCCAAGACCATCGAGGTCTCACGCCCCGCCTCCACCAGCCTGAACATCACGCAGTGGGTGGTGCCGGTGAAGAGCCAGTCGTTCGAGAAGCGCAAGACGCTGCGCAATCTGCTCGGTCGTGACGACGTGACCACCGCGATCATCTTCTGCAACCGCAAGACGACGGTGCGCGAACTGAACAAGAGCCTGCAGGGCGACGGTTTCCGGTCGGGCGAAATCCACGGCGACATGGAACAGGCGCAGCGGATCGCCGAACTCGACCGGTTCAAGGCGGGCGACATCAACATCCTGGTCGCCAGCGACGTCGCGGCGCGCGGGCTGGACATCAAGGGCGTCAGCCACGTCTTCAATTTCGACGCGCCGTGGCATCCGGATGACTATGTCCACCGCATCGGACGGACGGGGCGCGCGGGGGCGACCGGCGTCGCCTATACCTTCGTCGCGCCGGATGACGCCGAGAACATCGCCAATATCGAGAAACTGACCGGGCAGCAGATTCCGCGCCTGGGGGCTGTGCCAGAGGCGGTTGCGGCGAGCGAGGAACCGGCGCGCGAGGCGAAGCCGCGGCGCGAGCGGGCGCCGCGCAAGCCGCGCGCGGAAACGTCGGCGGAAGCGCGGGCGCCGGTCGAAGCCGCGCCGCAACCGGCAGAGGCCCCACGGCGCGAGCGCGCACCGCGGCGTGAGGAACCCGTCCGCGCTGCGCCTGCGGCGCGTGCCGAGCCGCGTGCTCGCGACAACCGCAATGACAATGATGACGACGACAACAAGGGCGGCTGGAACGGCCCGATCCCTGATTTCCTGAGCGCCACGTTCGGCGGCTGA